In a single window of the Nicotiana tomentosiformis chromosome 10, ASM39032v3, whole genome shotgun sequence genome:
- the LOC138900113 gene encoding uncharacterized protein: MDSKKIQEAHNWPRPISTKEIWSFFGLAGYYRQWSDECEESFQKLKTALTTSPALVLPTDLRSYAVYCDASRIGLGALLMQNGKANVVADALSMKAESMSSLAFISAVERPLAMDVQDMANRFVMLDILELPRILACIVAQSSLLEHIKACQFDDPHLLVLKDMIWRSGAKKVVIEYDGVMRLQGQICVPNVDGLRELILQEAYSSRWAVRADHSDFGGYVKVMHY, encoded by the exons ATGGATTCTAAGAAGATTCAGGAAGCtcataattggcctagacctatttCAACTAAAGAGATTTGGAGCTTCTTCGGTTTGGCGGGCTACTATCGCCA atggtctgatgagtgtgaggagagctttcagaagctcaagactgccttgactacatcCCCAGCGTTGGTATTGCCCACAGATTTGAGGTCTTAcgctgtgtattgtgatgcatcgcgcatTGGACTTGGTGCGTTATTGATGCAGAATG ggaaggctaacgtggtagccgatgccttAAGTATGAAGGCGGAGAGCATGAGTAGTTTGGCATTTATATcggcagtggagaggccattGGCCATGGATGTTCAAGATATGGCTAACAGGTTCGTGatgttggatattttggagcttcCTAGGATTCTTGCTTGCATTGTGGCTCAATCATCTTTGTTGGAGCACATCAAGGcttgccagtttgatgatcctcacttgttggtattGAAGGATATGATATGGCGGAGTGGTGCTAAGAAGGTCGTGATTGAgtatgatggtgttatgcggcttcagggccagatttgtgttccgaatgttgatgggttgagagagttgatccttcaGGAGGCTTATAGCTCACG ATGGGCAGTTCGAGCAGACCATTctgattttggaggatatgttaagGTCATGCACTATTGA